The following are from one region of the Paenibacillus sabinae T27 genome:
- the acpS gene encoding holo-ACP synthase, with the protein MIYGIGHDVLEIERIAVLLKGRLGGRFARRILTEGELRLAGSRGGLTAEFAAGRFAAKEAVAKALGSGIGAAVGFADIEVLPGESGRPEAVLSEEAWTRLNLPGGHPYAIHLTITHTRGLASAFAVVEQRTRD; encoded by the coding sequence TTGATCTATGGAATCGGGCACGATGTGCTGGAAATCGAACGAATTGCCGTTCTGCTGAAAGGGCGGCTCGGCGGCAGGTTCGCGCGCCGCATTCTGACCGAAGGCGAGCTTCGCCTGGCCGGAAGCCGGGGCGGCCTTACGGCCGAATTCGCCGCCGGACGGTTTGCCGCCAAGGAAGCCGTCGCCAAGGCACTCGGGAGCGGTATCGGCGCTGCGGTCGGATTTGCGGATATCGAAGTCCTCCCCGGGGAGAGCGGAAGACCGGAGGCTGTCCTTTCGGAAGAAGCCTGGACGCGGCTGAATCTGCCGGGAGGACATCCGTACGCCATCCATCTTACCATTACGCATACCCGCGGTCTGGCGTCGGCCTTCGCCGTCGTTGAACAGCGGACGAGAGATTGA
- a CDS encoding GNAT family N-acetyltransferase produces MHVRSFQLSDVSLVTELLQAALSEECYENTLEPFSRQLSWDSDLIVVAEEEGEIVGALIGTIEKNYGCYFRIAIHPDYRRRGIGRRLVSAMESRFQARKVNGIYVVGDEHNAAALPLYEAMGYGENHIFKSVRKLSIVGQ; encoded by the coding sequence ATGCACGTTCGTTCCTTTCAATTAAGCGACGTAAGTCTAGTGACTGAACTGTTGCAAGCCGCTTTATCCGAAGAATGTTACGAGAACACCTTGGAACCCTTCTCCAGACAGCTTTCTTGGGATTCGGATCTCATTGTTGTTGCGGAAGAAGAAGGGGAGATTGTCGGAGCGCTTATTGGCACGATTGAGAAAAATTATGGTTGTTATTTCCGTATTGCCATCCATCCCGATTATCGCCGCAGAGGAATCGGCAGACGTCTTGTTTCGGCTATGGAGAGCAGATTTCAAGCGCGCAAGGTCAACGGTATTTACGTTGTCGGCGATGAGCATAATGCGGCCGCCCTCCCGCTGTACGAAGCGATGGGTTATGGCGAGAACCATATCTTTAAATCGGTGCGTAAGCTGAGCATCGTTGGACAATAA
- a CDS encoding YneF family protein gives MDIALPIITLVVGLIGGFFIGVYYLRKQMTSMQNDPEMLQKVAKQMGYNLNSKQMQRAQQMMKNQNMGGRGPAGGKGPKRKSK, from the coding sequence ATGGATATTGCTCTTCCGATTATTACACTGGTCGTGGGGCTGATTGGCGGCTTCTTCATTGGTGTATATTATCTGCGCAAGCAAATGACCAGCATGCAGAACGATCCGGAAATGCTGCAAAAGGTCGCTAAGCAGATGGGATATAATTTGAACAGTAAGCAAATGCAGCGCGCCCAGCAAATGATGAAGAATCAGAACATGGGGGGACGCGGTCCTGCCGGTGGCAAAGGGCCAAAAAGAAAGAGCAAGTAA
- a CDS encoding alpha/beta hydrolase family protein: MSRSINFKIPAGDDAVLRCTRFPSRGAAASLIVIAHGYKGFKDWGMFPYAAESLSGKHEVVTFNFSHGGIGEDLQNFTELDKFARNTYHRELKDLEVLLSYLSQHPKLGGLPLFLLGHSRGGGDCLLYALDHPGDAAGVISWNGVTDLDLFTEEQKRDMREKGRAYVLNGRTGQQMPLDAVILEDLEHQKERYNIIERMRTAAFPVALIQGSNDGARLQKGSEKLIAVRPDIDWIQIPEGDHTFGTVHPFAGPTPQLEQALFATEAFIDRVLQS; the protein is encoded by the coding sequence ATGAGTCGAAGCATCAATTTTAAAATACCCGCAGGTGATGACGCCGTTCTGCGCTGTACGCGTTTCCCTTCCCGGGGAGCGGCAGCCAGTCTGATTGTAATCGCACACGGTTATAAAGGCTTCAAGGATTGGGGAATGTTCCCTTATGCCGCGGAATCGCTGAGCGGGAAGCACGAGGTCGTCACCTTCAATTTCTCCCATGGCGGAATCGGCGAGGATCTCCAGAATTTCACCGAGCTCGATAAATTCGCGCGCAATACCTATCATCGTGAGCTCAAAGATCTGGAAGTGCTGCTCTCCTATCTCAGCCAGCATCCGAAGCTTGGCGGACTTCCGCTCTTCCTCCTGGGACACAGCCGGGGCGGAGGCGACTGTCTGCTGTACGCGCTGGACCATCCGGGCGATGCCGCCGGCGTCATCTCCTGGAACGGCGTTACCGATCTGGATCTGTTCACGGAAGAACAGAAACGGGACATGCGTGAAAAAGGCCGCGCCTATGTCCTTAACGGGCGGACAGGCCAGCAAATGCCTCTGGACGCCGTCATTCTGGAGGATTTGGAGCATCAGAAAGAGCGCTACAATATTATTGAACGGATGCGGACGGCGGCATTCCCGGTTGCGCTCATTCAGGGAAGCAATGACGGCGCCCGTCTGCAGAAGGGGTCCGAGAAGCTGATCGCCGTCAGACCGGATATCGACTGGATTCAGATTCCCGAAGGAGACCATACCTTTGGAACGGTCCACCCGTTTGCCGGGCCTACCCCGCAATTGGAACAGGCACTGTTCGCGACCGAGGCCTTTATTGACCGGGTGCTGCAATCCTGA
- the mutY gene encoding A/G-specific adenine glycosylase, which translates to MAQEERQDMERRQDMEFFSRHLLEWYHEQKRDLPWRRSRDPYHIWVSEIMLQQTRVDTVIPYFNRFIGRFPTIESLAEAPEEEVLKCWEGLGYYSRARNLQHAARQVKETYGGKVPDDREAVFGLKGVGPYTAGAILSIAFNRPEPAVDGNVMRVLSRFFLLEDDIAKAKTRVKMEGLAKELIPAGEASHFNQALMEHGALVCTPKSPRCLVCPVMERCAGRFAGRETELPVKTKAKPPRPETRLAALVEGRGERAGRVLVRQRPSSGLLARMWELPHWPAPEALGAGTARPGDAAAMDRLRRSLSEAGISARPEEHFMAAEHTFSHIHWTLQVYRCREEPLPLPVAAEARGPYAVQGTAEGATALSPGASTKEPELFADEAGHDGDRAEIRWIGREDMAKYAFPNVFLKLLNAYFDQRDSAEFSG; encoded by the coding sequence ATGGCACAAGAAGAACGGCAGGACATGGAGCGGCGTCAGGATATGGAATTCTTCAGCCGTCATTTGCTTGAGTGGTACCACGAGCAGAAGCGGGACTTACCGTGGCGGCGCTCCCGCGATCCGTATCATATCTGGGTATCGGAAATTATGCTGCAGCAGACCCGGGTGGATACGGTCATCCCGTATTTCAACCGCTTTATCGGGCGTTTCCCGACGATCGAGTCTTTGGCCGAAGCGCCGGAGGAAGAGGTGCTGAAATGCTGGGAAGGACTCGGTTATTACTCCAGAGCCCGCAATCTGCAGCATGCCGCAAGACAGGTGAAGGAGACTTACGGAGGAAAGGTGCCGGACGACCGCGAGGCGGTGTTTGGCCTTAAAGGGGTAGGCCCCTACACGGCCGGTGCGATTCTCAGCATCGCCTTTAACCGGCCGGAGCCGGCAGTGGACGGGAATGTGATGCGGGTGCTCTCCCGCTTCTTTCTGCTTGAAGACGATATTGCCAAGGCCAAGACCCGTGTGAAAATGGAAGGCTTGGCGAAGGAGCTTATTCCCGCTGGCGAGGCGTCCCATTTCAATCAGGCGCTGATGGAGCACGGAGCGCTTGTCTGCACCCCGAAATCGCCGCGCTGCCTCGTCTGCCCGGTGATGGAGCGCTGCGCTGGGCGGTTTGCGGGCCGCGAGACGGAGCTGCCCGTCAAGACCAAGGCCAAGCCGCCGCGCCCGGAAACGCGGCTTGCGGCCCTGGTGGAGGGCCGCGGCGAGCGCGCGGGCCGGGTGCTTGTGCGGCAGCGGCCGTCCAGCGGGCTTCTGGCCCGCATGTGGGAGCTGCCGCACTGGCCGGCGCCGGAGGCTCTCGGCGCCGGAACTGCGCGGCCGGGGGACGCGGCCGCGATGGACCGGCTGCGCCGGTCCCTGAGCGAGGCCGGGATCTCCGCCCGGCCGGAGGAGCATTTTATGGCTGCCGAGCATACGTTCAGCCATATCCATTGGACCCTGCAGGTGTACCGCTGCAGGGAGGAGCCGCTTCCGCTGCCGGTGGCTGCGGAAGCGCGCGGGCCGTACGCCGTGCAGGGTACGGCCGAAGGGGCGACGGCGCTATCTCCGGGCGCGTCCACTAAGGAGCCCGAGCTGTTCGCCGACGAAGCCGGACATGACGGGGATCGGGCGGAAATCCGCTGGATCGGGCGCGAGGACATGGCGAAATACGCTTTTCCGAACGTCTTCCTTAAGCTGCTTAACGCTTATTTCGATCAAAGGGATAGCGCTGAGTTCAGTGGATAG
- a CDS encoding Fe-Mn family superoxide dismutase → MQYVYGPPPAVHVLNEIAFWKNQEKENAALIKLAVPELEEPYVKLLDEWNAVFGATEHSARSLLEAALSPAAAGSVDPAEINRLAAVSVEQSREFIRHLQALKEQSPDLRAETAETFLPHVIRETEYFLGVLGGLGHPVNHFGDLRDYAADLPPGPFAVGTAAQDPELASAHRDLPSVPIGGHKLPPLPYPYNALEPYIDEKTMRIHHDIHHKSYVDGLNKAEKKLADARKSGDFDLVKHWERELAFNGAGHYLHTIFWDEMSPQGGGRPTGALLAAIERDFGSFDAFKKQFSEAAEKVEGGGWAILVWSPRSRRLEILTAEKHQNLSQWDVIPLLALDVWEHAYYLKHQNKRGDYIQDWWKVVNWPYVSERYAAASKLAWKPY, encoded by the coding sequence ATGCAGTATGTATATGGGCCACCGCCGGCGGTGCACGTATTGAATGAAATTGCATTCTGGAAAAATCAGGAGAAGGAGAACGCAGCACTGATCAAGCTCGCCGTTCCCGAACTGGAGGAGCCTTACGTCAAGCTGCTGGATGAATGGAACGCCGTTTTCGGCGCTACGGAGCATAGCGCCCGGAGCCTGCTGGAGGCGGCGCTTTCGCCTGCGGCGGCCGGGAGCGTGGATCCCGCCGAGATTAACAGACTGGCGGCGGTATCCGTCGAACAATCCCGCGAATTTATTCGCCACCTGCAAGCCTTGAAAGAACAGAGCCCGGACCTAAGGGCAGAGACGGCGGAGACCTTTCTGCCTCATGTTATCCGCGAGACGGAATATTTTCTCGGCGTCCTGGGCGGGCTCGGCCATCCCGTCAACCATTTCGGAGACTTACGGGATTATGCCGCCGATCTTCCGCCCGGGCCATTTGCCGTCGGCACGGCTGCACAGGACCCGGAGCTTGCTTCCGCCCACCGCGACCTGCCGTCCGTGCCGATCGGAGGGCATAAGCTCCCCCCTCTGCCGTATCCTTACAACGCCCTTGAGCCGTACATCGACGAGAAGACGATGCGGATTCATCACGACATCCATCATAAGAGCTATGTGGACGGCCTGAACAAGGCGGAGAAAAAGCTGGCGGACGCCCGAAAGAGCGGAGATTTCGATCTAGTCAAGCATTGGGAGCGGGAGCTTGCCTTCAACGGGGCCGGTCATTATCTGCATACGATATTCTGGGACGAAATGTCTCCGCAGGGCGGAGGGCGTCCGACCGGAGCTTTGCTTGCGGCCATCGAGCGGGACTTCGGAAGCTTTGACGCCTTCAAGAAGCAGTTCAGCGAAGCCGCCGAGAAGGTTGAAGGCGGGGGCTGGGCCATTCTCGTCTGGAGTCCGCGCAGCCGCAGACTCGAGATTCTGACGGCGGAGAAGCACCAGAACCTGTCCCAGTGGGATGTCATCCCGCTGCTCGCCCTCGATGTCTGGGAGCATGCCTACTACCTGAAGCATCAGAACAAGCGCGGCGATTATATTCAGGACTGGTGGAAAGTTGTAAACTGGCCTTATGTATCCGAAAGATATGCCGCGGCAAGCAAACTCGCCTGGAAGCCCTACTAA
- a CDS encoding PLP-dependent cysteine synthase family protein, with protein MANNHYGIIESIGNTPLIRLVNVTKDLGRTDVSVYVKAEQLNPSGSVKDRAAKAMILQGIQSGQLTKEKSIIDGTSGNTGIAYAMIGAALGYKVTLCLPGNANVERKRILRAYRAEIIETDPLQSSDGAQLEAKRIAELEADRYFYPDQYNNDANWKAHYETTAPEIWEQTDHKVTHFIAGMGTSGTFIGTSRRLKELNPAIQTVAMQPDSPLHGLEGMKHLATTLKPGIYDQSVADGLIEVETEEAYAMTRRLAREEGLLVGISSGANVHAALKLAATVPPGSVVVTILCDSGLRYLSDDLWIRGDAT; from the coding sequence TTGGCAAATAACCATTACGGGATTATTGAATCTATCGGCAATACACCGCTTATACGTCTTGTGAATGTGACGAAGGATCTGGGGCGAACCGACGTGAGCGTGTATGTGAAGGCCGAGCAGCTTAATCCGAGCGGTTCGGTCAAGGACCGCGCCGCGAAGGCCATGATTTTGCAGGGAATCCAGTCAGGGCAGTTGACCAAGGAGAAATCCATCATCGACGGGACGAGCGGCAATACCGGCATTGCTTACGCAATGATCGGTGCGGCTCTCGGATACAAAGTGACCCTGTGTCTTCCAGGTAACGCGAATGTCGAACGCAAGCGGATTCTGCGGGCTTACCGCGCGGAAATTATCGAGACGGACCCGCTGCAAAGCTCGGATGGCGCTCAGCTTGAAGCCAAGCGGATAGCGGAGCTTGAGGCCGACCGGTATTTTTATCCCGATCAATACAATAATGATGCGAACTGGAAAGCGCACTACGAGACGACCGCCCCGGAAATCTGGGAACAGACGGATCATAAGGTTACTCATTTTATCGCCGGCATGGGTACGTCAGGAACTTTTATCGGAACCTCCAGAAGATTGAAGGAGCTTAATCCCGCGATCCAGACCGTTGCGATGCAGCCGGATTCGCCTCTGCACGGATTGGAGGGAATGAAGCATCTGGCAACGACGCTTAAGCCGGGGATTTACGACCAGTCGGTAGCCGACGGGCTGATCGAGGTTGAAACCGAGGAAGCGTACGCCATGACGCGCAGGCTGGCGCGGGAAGAAGGGCTGCTGGTGGGAATCAGTTCCGGGGCCAATGTGCACGCCGCGCTGAAGCTGGCTGCTACCGTCCCTCCCGGATCAGTCGTCGTTACCATTTTATGCGACAGCGGGCTTCGATATTTAAGCGACGACCTGTGGATAAGGGGGGATGCAACATGA
- the moeB gene encoding molybdopterin-synthase adenylyltransferase MoeB has product MGSPDLGGLPELTKDEITRYSRHLILPEVGVEGQRILKKSRVLLIGTGGLGAPIAMYLAAAGVGTLGIVDFDFVDETNLQRQIIHGTRDIGRPKIASAKDRIKSINPKVNVIAIEQRLSSENALDIIKDYDVVVDGTDNFPTRYLVNDACVLLGKPNVYGSVFRFEGQVSVFYAQEGACYRCLYPEPPPAGLVPTCSEGGILGVLPGIIGCIQANETIKLLLGKGEPLINRLLLFDALKMKFRELKLSKDTNCPICGTHPTITSPIDYEEFCGLKKPAEEEPIEEITAIELKRRFDGGEEVQILDIREPHELAIGKLPGTKAIPFGQIVRRKAELDPERDTIVICKIGQRSVMAIRTLRDSGYNGRLLNLKDGMNAWAQEIDPRIAQY; this is encoded by the coding sequence ATCGGGAGCCCGGACCTTGGCGGGCTTCCCGAACTGACCAAAGACGAAATTACCCGGTACAGCCGGCACCTTATTCTGCCGGAGGTCGGCGTGGAAGGGCAGCGCATCCTCAAGAAAAGCCGGGTACTGCTGATCGGAACCGGGGGACTGGGCGCGCCGATCGCCATGTATTTGGCCGCCGCTGGCGTCGGGACGCTCGGCATTGTCGATTTTGACTTCGTGGATGAGACGAATTTGCAGCGCCAGATTATTCACGGCACGCGCGATATCGGCAGACCGAAGATCGCGTCTGCAAAGGACCGGATCAAGAGCATTAATCCGAAAGTAAACGTCATTGCCATCGAACAGAGACTGTCCAGTGAGAACGCCCTCGACATTATCAAGGATTACGATGTGGTCGTGGATGGAACGGATAATTTCCCGACGCGGTATTTGGTCAATGACGCCTGCGTTTTATTGGGCAAGCCGAACGTGTACGGCTCCGTATTCCGGTTCGAAGGACAGGTCAGCGTGTTCTATGCACAGGAAGGAGCCTGTTACCGCTGTCTGTATCCGGAGCCGCCTCCAGCCGGACTTGTCCCCACTTGCTCCGAGGGCGGCATACTCGGCGTTCTTCCCGGCATCATAGGCTGCATTCAGGCAAATGAAACGATCAAGCTGCTCCTTGGCAAAGGTGAACCTCTAATCAATCGGCTGCTGCTGTTCGATGCGCTGAAGATGAAGTTTCGGGAGCTTAAGCTCAGCAAGGACACGAACTGCCCCATTTGCGGAACACATCCTACCATTACATCCCCTATTGATTATGAAGAATTTTGCGGTTTGAAGAAGCCTGCCGAAGAGGAGCCAATCGAGGAGATCACGGCTATCGAGCTGAAAAGACGCTTTGATGGCGGGGAAGAGGTGCAAATCCTTGACATCCGGGAGCCTCATGAGCTTGCGATAGGGAAGCTACCGGGAACGAAAGCCATTCCTTTCGGGCAGATCGTTCGCCGCAAAGCGGAGCTCGATCCCGAACGCGATACGATCGTCATATGTAAAATCGGCCAGCGCAGCGTGATGGCGATTCGTACTTTACGGGATTCCGGCTATAACGGCAGACTGCTGAATTTGAAAGACGGCATGAATGCATGGGCGCAGGAAATAGATCCCCGGATTGCGCAGTACTGA
- the folE gene encoding GTP cyclohydrolase I FolE: protein MGGIKDYVNETVSANREKIEYHVQKILELIGEDTGREGLLETPARVTRMYEEIFGGYSIDPKEALGVTFDESHEELVIVKDIVYYSQCEHHMAPFFGKVHIGYIPSGRIAGLSKLARLTEAVTRRLQVQERITSQIADIMTEVLHPHGVMVVVEGEHLCMCARGVKKPGSKTVTSAVRGTFRKNPAARAEFLSLIKE from the coding sequence ATGGGCGGCATCAAAGATTATGTGAACGAAACCGTATCGGCTAACCGTGAGAAGATAGAGTACCATGTTCAGAAAATATTGGAGCTGATCGGCGAAGATACCGGACGGGAAGGGCTGCTGGAGACTCCGGCGCGGGTAACGCGGATGTACGAGGAGATTTTCGGCGGCTATTCCATTGATCCGAAAGAGGCGCTTGGCGTTACCTTTGACGAGTCCCATGAAGAGCTTGTTATCGTCAAGGATATCGTCTATTACAGCCAGTGCGAACACCATATGGCGCCTTTCTTCGGCAAGGTGCATATCGGGTACATTCCGAGCGGACGCATCGCTGGACTCAGCAAGCTGGCGCGGCTTACGGAAGCCGTGACGCGCCGCCTGCAGGTGCAGGAGCGCATTACCTCGCAAATCGCCGATATCATGACCGAAGTGCTTCATCCGCACGGGGTCATGGTCGTCGTCGAAGGCGAGCATCTGTGCATGTGCGCCCGGGGCGTCAAGAAGCCGGGCAGTAAGACGGTCACTTCGGCTGTCAGAGGGACTTTCCGTAAGAACCCTGCAGCCCGGGCGGAATTTTTGTCGTTAATTAAAGAATAA
- a CDS encoding superoxide dismutase, translating into MAFELPALPYPNDALEPHIDATTMEIHHDRHHNTYVTNLNAALEKAPELQGKGLEELISNLDAVPEAIRTAVRNNGGGHANHSLFWETIGPNGGGAPTGALAEAIDSELGGFEKFKEDFAVAATTRFGSGWAWLSIKDGKLAVSSTPNQDSPIMEGATPLLGLDVWEHAYYLKYQNKRPDYIKAFWNVVNWDAVGKLYESAK; encoded by the coding sequence ATGGCTTTTGAATTACCGGCACTTCCATATCCAAATGACGCACTCGAACCGCACATCGACGCAACGACGATGGAGATTCACCACGACAGACACCACAATACGTATGTGACCAACCTCAATGCCGCACTGGAAAAGGCACCCGAACTGCAAGGAAAAGGCCTTGAAGAGCTCATTTCCAATCTGGACGCGGTACCGGAAGCAATCCGCACTGCAGTTCGCAACAACGGCGGCGGGCATGCCAACCACTCCTTGTTCTGGGAAACGATCGGACCAAACGGCGGCGGCGCACCGACAGGCGCACTGGCTGAAGCCATCGACAGCGAACTGGGCGGCTTTGAGAAATTCAAGGAAGACTTCGCTGTTGCGGCAACGACCCGCTTCGGCAGCGGCTGGGCCTGGCTCTCGATCAAGGACGGCAAACTGGCTGTATCGAGCACGCCTAACCAAGACAGCCCTATTATGGAAGGCGCGACTCCTCTGCTCGGACTGGACGTATGGGAGCACGCCTACTACCTGAAATACCAAAACAAACGCCCCGACTACATCAAAGCGTTCTGGAACGTTGTGAACTGGGATGCCGTCGGCAAACTCTACGAAAGCGCGAAGTAA
- a CDS encoding alpha/beta hydrolase, whose protein sequence is MDLATSRAGTPVSPRPLDRPSNQQPQLSLRMIRIKHVIVALLLSVFFFLTFCFISLHAYITWVLSNPTVAPVFSNPMLAKGLKYEDVTFPASDGSRNIQGWYIPADKSAKTIVFSHGYGANREESWVPMYDLAHFAHRLNFNVIMFDYGFASQSNKDVATGGKKESRELLGAIQLAKQRGAKEIVVWGFSMGAGTALQAGLVTKDVDAMILDSTFLLEPDTLYHNIRQNIDLPRHPSLEIMELLFPVLNGTGLNQIPYGKVKAEDYPFPTLFMHGTSDEKAPYPIAEALAAHQTNRYSDSWIVKDSHHELLFREHPREYLRRVSAFLSNVPLAKAQREKQQ, encoded by the coding sequence ATGGATCTTGCAACATCTCGCGCCGGCACGCCGGTCTCCCCAAGGCCGCTGGACCGTCCGTCCAATCAACAGCCGCAGCTGTCCCTGCGGATGATTCGCATAAAGCATGTGATTGTGGCGCTGCTGTTGTCCGTTTTCTTTTTTTTAACATTCTGTTTCATCTCGCTGCACGCTTATATTACCTGGGTGCTGTCCAATCCGACGGTCGCTCCGGTGTTCTCCAATCCGATGCTGGCCAAGGGACTGAAATATGAGGACGTAACCTTTCCGGCAAGCGACGGCAGCCGCAATATTCAGGGCTGGTACATTCCCGCCGACAAATCGGCCAAGACGATCGTATTCAGCCACGGCTATGGCGCCAACCGCGAGGAATCGTGGGTTCCGATGTACGATCTTGCCCATTTTGCGCACCGTCTGAATTTCAATGTCATTATGTTCGACTACGGCTTCGCTTCCCAAAGCAATAAAGATGTGGCAACAGGCGGCAAAAAAGAATCCCGCGAGCTGCTCGGCGCCATTCAGCTCGCGAAGCAGCGCGGAGCGAAGGAGATCGTCGTATGGGGATTCTCCATGGGCGCAGGCACCGCCTTGCAGGCAGGGCTCGTTACCAAGGATGTGGACGCGATGATTCTGGACAGCACCTTTCTGCTGGAGCCCGATACGCTGTATCACAACATCAGGCAAAATATCGATCTTCCGCGTCATCCTTCGCTTGAAATTATGGAGCTGCTCTTCCCTGTGCTGAACGGGACCGGACTGAATCAGATTCCATACGGCAAGGTTAAGGCGGAGGATTATCCTTTCCCGACTTTGTTCATGCATGGAACGTCGGATGAAAAAGCGCCTTATCCAATCGCCGAAGCGCTGGCCGCCCATCAGACCAATCGGTATTCCGATTCCTGGATTGTCAAAGACAGCCATCACGAGCTGCTGTTCCGTGAGCATCCCCGCGAATATCTGCGCCGGGTGTCCGCCTTCTTGAGCAATGTCCCGCTGGCCAAAGCCCAGAGGGAGAAGCAGCAGTAG
- a CDS encoding IclR family transcriptional regulator, with amino-acid sequence MDDDRKLTVRAVERALDILLCFTRDSDLSLTEIAASISLHKSTVHRLLTTLEDRGFITRNPATEKYRLGIRVWELSTHLPVSENPGTLLLPAMERLRDRLGETVSLYLRDGFERVRIQAVQSNQAIRRVAQIGARLPLTVGASSKVLAAYAPPEVQQELLEGEDWPPAIDRKRYADQLKEVLHAGYATSFEEREPGAAAVAVPVIGRSGEIAAALSLSGPVNRLARETLVEYAGVLKEAAAEMGLMVP; translated from the coding sequence GTGGACGACGACCGTAAGCTAACGGTGCGCGCCGTGGAGCGTGCGCTTGATATTCTGCTGTGTTTTACTAGAGACAGCGATCTGAGCCTGACCGAAATTGCCGCGAGCATCAGCCTGCACAAAAGCACGGTGCACCGGCTGCTCACGACGCTTGAGGACCGGGGCTTCATTACCCGCAATCCGGCGACGGAAAAATACCGGCTCGGCATCCGGGTTTGGGAGCTCTCGACCCATCTGCCGGTTTCGGAGAACCCGGGAACGCTGCTGCTGCCCGCAATGGAGCGCCTGCGTGACCGGCTTGGGGAGACGGTCAGTTTATATTTGCGTGACGGCTTTGAGCGGGTGCGCATCCAGGCGGTGCAGAGCAATCAGGCGATCCGGCGTGTGGCGCAGATCGGCGCAAGGCTGCCGCTGACCGTGGGGGCATCCAGCAAGGTGCTGGCCGCCTACGCTCCGCCGGAAGTCCAACAGGAGCTGCTTGAAGGCGAGGACTGGCCCCCGGCTATTGACCGCAAGCGTTACGCGGACCAATTGAAAGAAGTGCTGCATGCCGGCTATGCGACCAGCTTTGAGGAGCGCGAGCCAGGAGCGGCCGCCGTGGCCGTACCCGTTATCGGGCGGAGCGGCGAAATCGCCGCCGCCTTGTCGCTGTCCGGGCCGGTCAACAGGCTTGCCCGCGAGACGCTGGTCGAATATGCGGGCGTGCTGAAGGAAGCGGCGGCGGAAATGGGGCTTATGGTGCCCTGA
- a CDS encoding Mov34/MPN/PAD-1 family protein: protein MIHLKREHIDQINKHAEEDYPHECCGIVFGKLGEDQTKVVSELLPISNSREEQARHNRFLITSEDIMRSELYARKHKLDVLGFYHSHPDHPARPSAFDLEHAWPTYSYLIVAVAGGRAGELTSWELNSDRSAFYSETINRED, encoded by the coding sequence ATGATCCATCTGAAGCGGGAGCATATCGACCAAATCAATAAACACGCCGAGGAGGATTACCCGCATGAATGCTGCGGTATTGTGTTCGGCAAATTGGGTGAGGATCAGACGAAGGTGGTAAGCGAGCTGCTTCCGATTTCCAATTCGCGGGAAGAGCAGGCCAGGCATAACCGCTTTCTCATCACTTCGGAGGATATCATGAGAAGCGAGCTGTACGCCCGGAAGCATAAGCTGGACGTTCTCGGCTTCTATCACTCGCATCCCGATCATCCTGCGCGTCCCTCGGCGTTCGACTTGGAGCATGCCTGGCCGACTTACTCTTATCTGATTGTCGCGGTTGCGGGGGGGCGGGCGGGAGAATTGACTTCCTGGGAGCTGAACAGTGACCGTTCCGCGTTCTATTCTGAAACCATTAATAGGGAGGATTAG
- the lepB gene encoding signal peptidase I — MERKLEEGGLPYRKRSDRTSRLKKYRSFRRRKWIAEFKDWFIMAVVVFSVISMLNLFVFNISMVKGHSMQPTLYEGERLFINKITLAFRDPRRGDIVVLHDPSNGPDRKEYLVKRVVGIPGDIVEVREHKLYVNGKPATEPYVDTAIEDADFAPVPVGRGFYFVMGDNRHAGASKDSRFFGAVPLKMIVGRAAFIWWPLPKVNAL; from the coding sequence ATGGAGCGGAAATTGGAAGAGGGAGGCTTGCCTTACCGCAAACGAAGCGACCGGACTTCCAGACTGAAGAAATACCGTTCCTTCCGGAGAAGAAAATGGATCGCGGAATTCAAAGACTGGTTCATTATGGCGGTTGTCGTATTCTCGGTCATATCGATGCTGAATCTGTTCGTGTTCAATATCTCCATGGTTAAAGGCCATTCAATGCAGCCGACACTATATGAAGGCGAACGGCTGTTTATCAATAAAATAACGCTTGCGTTCAGGGACCCAAGACGCGGCGATATTGTCGTGCTGCATGATCCGAGCAACGGGCCGGACCGGAAGGAATATCTGGTCAAGCGGGTCGTCGGCATCCCCGGCGATATTGTGGAAGTGCGGGAGCACAAGCTGTACGTCAACGGCAAGCCTGCCACCGAGCCGTACGTGGATACGGCTATCGAAGATGCGGATTTTGCGCCGGTTCCCGTCGGCAGGGGATTTTATTTCGTTATGGGCGACAATCGCCATGCCGGCGCCAGCAAGGACAGCCGCTTTTTCGGGGCCGTTCCCTTGAAGATGATCGTTGGCAGAGCCGCCTTTATCTGGTGGCCGCTGCCAAAAGTAAATGCGCTATAA